The Clostridium aceticum genomic interval TGCTGAAAACAAACTCCAGAAAAATCTACGATTGCATCTGGTGTCTTGTAACACGTAGGATCTGTTATCTCGTATAGCAGTTGTTCCTTACAGGTATCCACATTGACGATACCTCCCGAACCTTCAACTTTAGTTACAACAAAGCTACCATCCTCAGAAACTTCGGCAATAGGAAATCCCAAGCGCTCTAGCCCAGGGACATCCTTTTTACCAGGATCAGCAAAAAAACCACCTGTAATTTGCCCACAACATTCAAGAAGATGCCCTACTAAAGTCGCCTGACCCATATTGATGTGATTACGATCCCAACCAAACTCATACATCAAAGGAGCTGAAAAAAGTGCTGCATCTGCAATTCGCCCTGTAATCACTACATCCGCGCCATTTTCCAAGGCTTCACGTATGGGCTCTGCACCTAAATATGCATTGGCATAGTACAGCTCACCGTTTAATTCGGCCAGTGTTTCACCAGGATATTGCCAACGCTCATTTTTCATATATAGTTCTATATTTGGAAAAATGTCATCTCCTTCAACTACTGCAATCTTAATGGATAGTCCCAACTCCTTTGCCACACGTGCTATTACTTTAACCGCACCTGATGGATTTGCACCACCCATATTTGTAATGATTTTTACTTTTTTCTCCACTGCCTGCTTTAATGTGCGGCGCATGCGCACCTCTAGCATTTCATTGAAACCTTTGGTTTTATCCTCTCTTTTTTGCACCTGTAGATTTGCAAATGAACGCTCTGCTAAAGTTTCAAAAACCAGGTAATCAAGCATTCCCTTTTCAAGTAGTTCTTCTACAGGTTCAATTCGATCTTTGCAGCAACCAGCACCACAACCAATTCTTACTTTTTTCAATATAATTCACCCCCTTACTGCAATCCACTATATAAAACATCTCACTTATTAAATGCATTGAGAATAGTACCTCTGTTATCCAATTGTCCACTTAAGCATGTGATTTTTCAGCTTTTCAAAAGTCTGCATTACAATAACCAGTATAATTACTAAGAAAATAAAACCAACCCATGTGTGATCGTAAAGGCCAAATTCAGAATATTTTTTTACAAAAAATCCCATACCGTACTGTGTTCCGTACATCTCTACAAATATTAACATCAAAAAGGTACTACGAAGTGAACTAACAAAGCCCGCTAAAATAGAGGGACTGGCTGCAGGCAAAATCACCTTTGTCATCAATTTGATTCCACGCAACTCTAAAGTAGCCGCCTTGTCAAAATAACGCTTATCAATGGTCATTACACCATTTATCGTAGCAAACAGAGTGGTCCAGACAGTGCTATAAGCAATCAGAAATACCGATGCTACAACAAAATTTGGAGCTAGCAACAGTACGAATGGGGATAGTAAAATAGATGGCACCACACTGAATGCGTAAATTATTGGATAAACTGCATCTCTAAGCCACTTAACTAATCCAAGCATTGTACCCATTACTAATGAAACAGTTAAAGATATTAGAATAGCTGGAATCATTAACTTAAAAGATGAAACCATGTTAGTCAACATAATCCCTTTGCTTGTTGAATATGCCTTCCCAATAGCATCTACGCTTGGGAATAAGAAGGGATTAGCACGCCCGCTTTCTGTTGCATATACATACAACAATACTAATCCCATGAACATGCATAAAGTAAGCCAATATTTTTTAAAAAAGTTTTTAAGCTTATTCATTATTCAAAATCTCCTTTGAATTGCTGATTAAAGGTTGTTTTCCTCGTAAAATTTTTGCAACCTTTCATAGAACTCTGGATCTTTACTTCCATATTCTTCTATTATTTCATCTAAGGCAGCCTTGTACAAATCTATGTTGATATGATCTAGAATGTCTATATTTTTAGCTTTTTCATTCAAAAAACCAGTCTTGTCTAGAATACCCCATGCACGGATAACTGAATTTTTAAGAGGATCCGGATTAATTACAAAATTTTCATTGAGCATAAAGGCAGCCACATACTCTTCAGTCACTCCCATGTTTTCAGCATGCAGGGCAACAACCTCTTTCTTATTAGCCTCATAATATTGCTGAGCACGAATCAAAGCTCTCATTAAAGCTTTAACGGTATTGGGATTGTTCTTTATAAAATCAGTTTGGGCAACAAGACGACAACAAGAATAGTTTGGCATTACTTTGCCGTGATAGGTGACAATTTCAACTTCATCCATTTGAGTTACAGCATACATATTTCCAGTGCCTTGTAAAGCATAGTCAACCTCGCCACGCACCACAGCAGCCAAAGCATCAT includes:
- a CDS encoding ABC transporter permease, with product MNKLKNFFKKYWLTLCMFMGLVLLYVYATESGRANPFLFPSVDAIGKAYSTSKGIMLTNMVSSFKLMIPAILISLTVSLVMGTMLGLVKWLRDAVYPIIYAFSVVPSILLSPFVLLLAPNFVVASVFLIAYSTVWTTLFATINGVMTIDKRYFDKAATLELRGIKLMTKVILPAASPSILAGFVSSLRSTFLMLIFVEMYGTQYGMGFFVKKYSEFGLYDHTWVGFIFLVIILVIVMQTFEKLKNHMLKWTIG
- a CDS encoding acyclic terpene utilization AtuA family protein, with protein sequence MKKVRIGCGAGCCKDRIEPVEELLEKGMLDYLVFETLAERSFANLQVQKREDKTKGFNEMLEVRMRRTLKQAVEKKVKIITNMGGANPSGAVKVIARVAKELGLSIKIAVVEGDDIFPNIELYMKNERWQYPGETLAELNGELYYANAYLGAEPIREALENGADVVITGRIADAALFSAPLMYEFGWDRNHINMGQATLVGHLLECCGQITGGFFADPGKKDVPGLERLGFPIAEVSEDGSFVVTKVEGSGGIVNVDTCKEQLLYEITDPTCYKTPDAIVDFSGVCFQQIGKDAVKVTGAVSKGIPETLKVNVGYTDGFIATGIVTFAGSNSLKLAELCADIIWKRAKIVGIKPIDSRTDYVGYNALCKTATSDYYSTDRHSEIMLRMSVRTKTEEEAKLYMDEFGFLYTNGPASSTGIDTKMRRSYSVTSIFIPARDVVATVRYEEVEI